The window aggcatgtagatatGTTTTACATTACTACCTTAAATTTAAACTATGCATCAGAATGGGGGTGAAGGTTGATTTAAAGTGATTGAAAATGTGGCTTTGTTGTTGGTGCCAAACCACGTTGCAAAACCATTtttagagtttacagagaatggtgcaaaaaagagaaaatatcgaGCGAGTGGCAGTTCCCCGAGCAAAAATGCCTTTTTGataccagaggtcagaggaataTAGTCAGACTCCTTAACATGCAGGCAAGCGcaactaaagtaaaaacattcATTACAactaaggtatgcagaagaacatctctgaatgcacaacatattAAACCTTGGAGCAGATGAGCTACACCTGTTGACACACCTGTAAACCTTAAACGGGAAACAGAGGCCAAAATTGAACAAGAGGACACTGGAAAATGTTGCCTCCTCTAATGAATCTTGCTTTCTGCTGCGATATTCAGATCATAGGGTCACAATTTAGGATAAGCAACATGAAAGCATAGATGCATCCTGCCTTGTGTTGacggttcaggctgctgctggtggtgtaaaaGACCTGAGCGTTGTTTAAACACCACCTGACCATTGTTGCTGACCCTGTCCATTCCTTGGACCAAAGTGCGTGTTTCTTGAAAAAGAGtgcactgtactcaaatggccagATCTCAATCAGAACGAGGAGCCAACAAATATGCAACAACTGTGTGATGttgtcatgtcaacatggacctaAATCTCAGAAATGTTTCTAGAAATTATTcgatgccacaaagaattaaagcagttctgaaatcaaaaaaagtaaaaggtgTGTAGTGAGTGCAGATATAATTTCTAACCTAGCCGTGCCTTTTGTGGTAAGACAGTAGGCAGCATCACTGGGCATGACTACTTTTggcaatttacatttttttgcatCAGCTAATACTAATACTGATTTCTCATGTACTTTGTTAGCAGCAGTAGACATCAGACACTTGAGATTAGCAGCACAGGAGGCCTCAAGGATGTGTTTTTTTCGTTTTAATAATCAGTCTGTTCTTTATTTGGACaaaatttatttgttttaaaagcaCAAATCTTAACAATTctagttttttaaaagtgaatattttccacttttctcCAAGTTAAATGACTCAAAAtagtttttttccctctaaacaaaaataatgacaaaTAAAAATAGCCCTGACTGTCCGCCCACTAATTGTGTTAACGTGAGGCCAATCAGATGTTCTGCCTTGTCTTCAAACATATTAGTTGGACatttgaaaaggaaaaatgacAACAGAGACTTGCATTAAAATCCATCTTTATTCCTATTAAGTCATTTTTAAAGTTCCTTTGTGTATCAAGTATTGTCATGAAAACATTCCACTATCCCCGTCCACTCCGTCTGGCCCTCCATCCATAATCCGCCCTTTTGTGTGGAATTCACAGAACAAGGTGACACTGTCAGCTTGGCTTAAGCCCATTATTTCCCGGTGAAGGCTGTGAAATGAGAAGCGCAGGctcccctctccctccctccctccctccctccctccctccctccttcactttttcaggcacttttttcttctttttttttttgactccATATGCACATTCCAGATGTCCTGCAATGACCAGCAGCAGGTTTAAAAAGAAGCCGAGCAGCAGGTCCGCGCACACGTGTACGCACCAACTCCTCTCTGACGCAGGTCCATTCCTGGTCTGATCTATCAGAGGTGTCCCGTTTTGTAATCATTTGCAAATCCACATCATGTGCAGACATTTGGTTTCGGGCTCCATAAATACACTTCATCCATATACAGtcactttacaaacattcagttAGTGTACACCGACCCTCGTAGACTCATGCAACCATCATGCACATACCACTTATTACTGAATTTTGCAGCCAGGCTGATAATGTCATCAAATTAGAGGCTTTAAAATCCCAATTATTTCACAGTTATGACCCACAAACGTGTGCTTGCCTAGAAAATCAGCAAATTGTATCTTTAAAAGCGGCATCCCATACAGTTTCTTATCTGAAATTCTGAATTCAAGACTTAAAAGATTTATGCCAATAACCCACTGTGCAACACCTTGAACTGTACTCTAACAAACTACAAATCATTCTTCAGTATCAACTCAATTCATGCCATACCCATCTGAATATCAGTAAACCACAATGCAAACTATCTAATCTAGTCACGTCTGCATTTATCTATACAATATTTACAGTACAggctctttttcttttggtcatgGGTAAATATAACAGCACAGAAGCACAGGCACACGCATCGACATATAGACTGACAGAACATCCAGTACCAACTTGCAGAGACTAAACAAACATTTaagtgcaaaagaaaaagacagaaaaaaaactgatagAAAATATCACACTTTTATAGCTTTgcttaaatatcacaaaaacaaTGAAGTGTCAGTTTTACTTCTCTTTACAACATATGACATCTTTGACATGAGCAGATGCAGAATTATATTGAACAATAAGGTGTTTTTTGGTTAgatgataaaaatgaataaaaaggaGGAGTTTGGTGTGGtcttttctgcattttcagGTCCAAGGTTGGTGTTGGTAttgttcttttttctattttttttaacattttttcttcccttctaTCTCGGAGCTAACATAAAATGGTAGTACCATATGTCCTCATAGGCTGTTGTGTACTGTCCCTTTGCTCCATTTCCCAGCCAGACAACTGAACAAACCCCAACCACTTCTGGGAGACTGGAGTGTGTCCATGAGCGTCTGTTTAAATAAGGCTATATACAGATAATGTCACTCTGGCATCACTCCAGGTGATGTCTACATTTATAAAGGCGGCTTACATCAGCCCTATATCTCCTATTTCTTAAATTAAAACGTGCCGTTACCCTTTGCAATGTGTTTTCCCTCCTTCGATCAGCAGCCAAATCTTGTTAAGAGTCTCTCTAAAGTTCACATCATTATAATAACCCAGTTCCTGTCTTGGCTGGCATCTTTTTTCAGCCTTCCTTCACTGTATCCAGATGGTGTTGTTTCGCTCTGGTCGGCGGGGATCGGGGGCTGCGGCGTTGCCAGTTGCGGTGAGGTCACTAAATGTGGAGAAAAACTGTTCCATCTCTTTCTGTAGCATCTGGTTTCGGCGCTCGGCGTCATCCTTGGCGCGCTCAGCGTTGCGCAGCTTGATCTCCGCCATGGTGTACTTCTTCCTCTCCTGGTCCAGCTCCTCGTGCAGGTTCACCATTTCAGTCTCCAGCTCCAGATTACGCTgctccaaactgcaaatgaaccATACATGGGATTAGGAAAAGATTAGTAGTGCCGTAGTGAACAGAGGATTTGCTCATCTCAGAGCACAAGGGCAAGTGTTAGCAGCTGCAgatctttttaattttcttaatgACCTAATGAATTACATGCAACCACAATCTCTGGGGCTGTGGAAGTGTAGAGgtgccaaaaaaacccccccaaaaaaaccaggTCCTCAAATGGCAAACTGATACTGCTCCATAGTTTTCCATGTTAATATAGCCAACTTTAAGATAAACTATagctcaaagaaaaaaaaacccaaaacaattcTTTGGCAAATTTCCTCTTTGTTGACGGCTGTATGGGGGCATTTTTCTCAAACTTGATGTTCAATCAATCTGAAAGCTTAAATACGTTACGGATTATTCAGGAAAGGGCTATTTTGAGTGACTTCTAGGTaccttttcttcctgttcagTGTTCAGGTTAGATTGGAGATATCAAACTTTGATTTTCAGTGGGCCAGAGCAATTCAATTTGATTCAGTTTCCtttatataacaccaaatcacaactgTCGCCTATGTGAAGTGCCACCAGTGAAACTCTTCTTTTTGTCAGTATAAAGAACTACACATTTAATACCTGCTACATtgttacataaaaaaaagaggtgTAGTTTCAACCGAATGTCTCagtttagttttgcatttgcagcagcaaatgaaaaaaatctgtcagcatgactcATAAGTAGAAAGAAATAATTGTATAAAACTACTtactacttttttcttttattacttTGGTACAGGATGAATGTagcaaaagctgtaaaacttaacaaaacacaatttatgcccacattttccaaagccatgCAGTGGGCTGAATTGGAGTCACTTGTCCCCCACTGGTTCTGGACCCCGAGCCTCATGTTTGACAACCTTACAAGATTGTAGCTAATGGAACAGAGTGAAAAAGACAGCTTCTGATTGGCTATTTAATCCTCACTGGAGAGTGGGCCCGTTTTGTTGCTTTCCCATAATAGGACAAAGCCATGTGGTTGCCAAAGACTAAGGCAGCTGTTCAGACTTGTGTACACTCCTGCTCATTAATGGGAATGCCCATTAATAAGATTTTGATTGgtggtttcagttttatttcatcTGCAGCCATCAGCTTAGATGCTCTGCCAAAAGGCCACTGTGACCTTTGGATAGTAATGAGCCAACAAAGGGCAGCTGGTGAAGCAGGCAGGAGGTTACAAGGGCTAATGAGATAATGACGGAATCAGGTGAGgggcattaaaaaaagaaaagatgtggGCAGACACAGAGGAGGGTGTAGTCACTGCCAGTGAACTTGAACTCTGCGTTTTAATGAAGTGGTGAGATGTTGATTTATAGAGTGGATCCTGATGCTCTAGAAAGGTTTATTCACTGCCTTCTTGTCAAATGGAGGGAATGGTGGATGTAGTAAAAGAGGAAAGaagacacagagctgggtggaggaTGTTATGTTTTATCACTCATGTACTGGTATGTCTCTGTCAACCTGATTAACGGATGAAGCCTGCTGCactaaaagaaaacagtggtCTCTTAGAGCCATCCAtgcaaaacaacattttaaagcaGGTTTATAGTTGggatatacattttttttctgttcactgCTGGCATAATACAGATTAAAGTAAGGCTTTGAAGAGCTACAGCATCTGACTAATGTGTGCCAGCTTTTCATATTCAGAGGAaggaaaaattcaaaataaggacttggttttttttaagtgctagATTAAGAGAGGTAGCCTGCACCTAACCTCATTTTAAGATTTgaaatttccttttttctcttttgatgTGACTTGATCTCTACTGGTCTAAACCTTTGAAGATGACAGTATGATACACAAGAAAACCTCACTGGTTTACATGCCTGATCACCTGAGAAAAAGGATGGATAGCTTGCAAAAAAGGCCAAAGTGAAGATTAAGCGCTTGTATTGATTCAAGCCCTTCACACATGGAGCCGTACCTTTTTATCCTGGCCTCATACTCGGCCTTCTGCTTGTGCATTTCCTGCTTAAGACTGGCCACTAGACTGTGCAGAGCGCTGTGGTTGCCGGGTCCATTACCAACAGGAAAACCGTCGCTGTTATCACTGCTGCTCGTGCCCCGACTGCTCCTCCCAACCTCTCCACTTCCTTCTCTGTCGCCATTTCTGCCCTCTCCTCCTTCGCCAGACTGGGGATGCTCGCAGTCTTGTGCTGGTCCATCCAAGTCTTCGTAGTGCCCTCCATAGAAGTCCTGCTCTGGGCAGGTGGTTGTGGAGGAGCGACAGGAAGTGGAGTTGTCAGGGAGGGAGATTTCACAGGAAGAAGTGGACCAGGTGGCACTGTCCACACTCTGCTTGTCCTCGCAGCTGGTGTTCAGACACGTGTTGGCGATCTGGTTCTGCTGCTGCAGATTGTGATGGTTTAGCTGCACGTTATCGTATGTGGACAGACGATTCTGATTGGTTGTCTGATCTCCGCCGTGGCAGTCACGAGCTTTGCTGTTCTCCCGTAACATTACACAGCCATTCGGCTGCCAGAGGCTGTTGCGGCTGTTCGGACTCCCTGTGACAGCGTCAGTCCCATGAATGCCCATGCGTACAACTCCAGTCCCATTCCCTGTAGTGCTGTTTCCACTCGTGACGCCGCTGGTGCCCATTTTTGTCCCCGAGCCTTTGAGTGTGCCACTGCGACGCACCGGTAAGCTGCCACCTCCACTCTGGCTCTTTTCCACAGTGGGATCTGAAGAGGGTGAGGAGCTGAAGGACCCATTGGTAACAATGCCACTGCCTTTACTAAAAGCTGGATTCTTTTTAACGGTCAGCGGTGGACTGCGGGTGACGTCGAAGCGTCCCATGACTCCATTGCGGGGGCTTGCCGATCGTGGGGAGCCACTGTTGTCTGCGTGCTGGCGGTGTGAAGGAGACTCGTTGGcttcccaaacacactgccgcACAacatgtgtgttgttgttctcaGCATTCTGAGACACTGTAGTGATGGCTGAGGTAGATGTAGTGGTTTGCCGCCGTGGCTGTTCAATATTGTTGTTGACGAGCTCAAGGGCAGTAGGGCTGTCTTCATCTCGGGGGAAAAGCACGTCGTGGTGACCAATCAAAACAGCCATGAGCTGCTGGACCAGAACAGTACctaaaaagaaaccaaacatcatcatcatctttctTTTAAAACCAACATTCATCTTATTTAAGATTTAACACTAAATATTAAGAAAGTAAGACACGTATACCTGACATTCTTCAACACTCACCTTCCATAATTGCTACTGGATCCTCAACTTTTGGCCTCAAGATATTTGGCCCAAAGACTGTGGCCAAGTTTTGGACACTCATTTTATTCACCCCTGAATATGACTGGACTTCATCAAGAAACCTAGGGAAATGGAAAATATCAGCTTCTCATGGTTCAACAATGTAAAACTGTATCCAATGTTAATTATTAGTACCTGCAGATGTATTTTAGGAGGTTGTAGTTCACTGGAGGTAGACTTTCCACAAGCCTTCTCAATTCCTTCATACCCTGCAGATAATAAACGGTTTTAAAGTAACAGTAACTCAGCAAAATAATCATTCATAGAAACTTTTGCAGCAGATTGTCTGTAAAGCCCGTGATTGATCACAATGTGTATAATGGAACAATCACACCCAGGATCCAGTTGGAAATGAATCAGTGGAAAAGAGGGGGGGCTTATGTAAATATATGCTCACTggtcacttcattaggtacacttaTTTAACAAACATCTGAACAATCAAACACATGGAAGAAACCCGAAGCATTCAGGTGTTTAGATACTGTCAAGACTGTTTTGAGCTGACAGGAAAGCAGCGGTAACTCAAATGACAACTTTTTACAAACAAGGAATGCagcagagcatctctgaatgcacagtaCAGTGAACGCTGAAGCAGATgggcaacagcagcagaagtcACTGTGTGCCACTCTTTAACTGAGAAAAGGAAACTGGGGCTACAATTTGCATGAACTCACCAAAATTAGACAATAAGATATTGGAAAAATCTTGCCTAGTCTGCTGAATCTTGTTTTCTGCAGCAACTCTCACATGAAAAGGTCTGAATTTGGCAggatgaaagcatggatccatcctgccttgtatcagctGTTCATGTTGCTGCTGGTAGTTTAATGGCATAgggcaggggtcggcaacctgcgggtCCGGAGCCGCATGTGGCTCTTTTGTCCTTATACTGCGGCTCtgcgtggtttgggaaaataaattagaagtatttagctgaagtgtattttatttgtgtttagttattttttttaacttgtagttctaaattggaagattattgtgatattgaaatataaaaataaaattatattttattatttttcatcgctcaaaataagcgtcacactcgcggaagccggtatacccgccgaaacgccgtgcatttatcgagactttcaaccccaggtaggccagtTGTGGATTTttggatcca is drawn from Pelmatolapia mariae isolate MD_Pm_ZW linkage group LG7, Pm_UMD_F_2, whole genome shotgun sequence and contains these coding sequences:
- the arhgap24 gene encoding rho GTPase-activating protein 24 isoform X1; its protein translation is MDDQCVSHGSPHRSGGHVSTEGQKSNVIRCGWLRKQGGFVKTWHSRWFVLKGDQLYYYKDEEESKALGAIFLRGNKVTEHPISGDEGGKFLFEVIPGGDRERMTANHETYLLMASTQNDMEDWVKTIRRVIWAPFGGGIFGQKLEETVRYERRFGNKLAPMLVEQCVDFIRQRGLQEEGLFRLPGQANLVKELQDAFDCGEKPSFDCNTDVHTVASLLKLYLRELPEPVIPFQKYDEFLSYAKLLGKDDEMGMKELRRLVESLPPVNYNLLKYICRFLDEVQSYSGVNKMSVQNLATVFGPNILRPKVEDPVAIMEGTVLVQQLMAVLIGHHDVLFPRDEDSPTALELVNNNIEQPRRQTTTSTSAITTVSQNAENNNTHVVRQCVWEANESPSHRQHADNSGSPRSASPRNGVMGRFDVTRSPPLTVKKNPAFSKGSGIVTNGSFSSSPSSDPTVEKSQSGGGSLPVRRSGTLKGSGTKMGTSGVTSGNSTTGNGTGVVRMGIHGTDAVTGSPNSRNSLWQPNGCVMLRENSKARDCHGGDQTTNQNRLSTYDNVQLNHHNLQQQNQIANTCLNTSCEDKQSVDSATWSTSSCEISLPDNSTSCRSSTTTCPEQDFYGGHYEDLDGPAQDCEHPQSGEGGEGRNGDREGSGEVGRSSRGTSSSDNSDGFPVGNGPGNHSALHSLVASLKQEMHKQKAEYEARIKSLEQRNLELETEMVNLHEELDQERKKYTMAEIKLRNAERAKDDAERRNQMLQKEMEQFFSTFSDLTATGNAAAPDPRRPERNNTIWIQ
- the arhgap24 gene encoding rho GTPase-activating protein 24 isoform X4, which codes for MTANHETYLLMASTQNDMEDWVKTIRRVIWAPFGGGIFGQKLEETVRYERRFGNKLAPMLVEQCVDFIRQRGLQEEGLFRLPGQANLVKELQDAFDCGEKPSFDCNTDVHTVASLLKLYLRELPEPVIPFQKYDEFLSYAKLLGKDDEMGMKELRRLVESLPPVNYNLLKYICRFLDEVQSYSGVNKMSVQNLATVFGPNILRPKVEDPVAIMEGTVLVQQLMAVLIGHHDVLFPRDEDSPTALELVNNNIEQPRRQTTTSTSAITTVSQNAENNNTHVVRQCVWEANESPSHRQHADNSGSPRSASPRNGVMGRFDVTRSPPLTVKKNPAFSKGSGIVTNGSFSSSPSSDPTVEKSQSGGGSLPVRRSGTLKGSGTKMGTSGVTSGNSTTGNGTGVVRMGIHGTDAVTGSPNSRNSLWQPNGCVMLRENSKARDCHGGDQTTNQNRLSTYDNVQLNHHNLQQQNQIANTCLNTSCEDKQSVDSATWSTSSCEISLPDNSTSCRSSTTTCPEQDFYGGHYEDLDGPAQDCEHPQSGEGGEGRNGDREGSGEVGRSSRGTSSSDNSDGFPVGNGPGNHSALHSLVASLKQEMHKQKAEYEARIKSLEQRNLELETEMVNLHEELDQERKKYTMAEIKLRNAERAKDDAERRNQMLQKEMEQFFSTFSDLTATGNAAAPDPRRPERNNTIWIQ
- the arhgap24 gene encoding rho GTPase-activating protein 24 isoform X3 translates to MDLNYNPGGDRERMTANHETYLLMASTQNDMEDWVKTIRRVIWAPFGGGIFGQKLEETVRYERRFGNKLAPMLVEQCVDFIRQRGLQEEGLFRLPGQANLVKELQDAFDCGEKPSFDCNTDVHTVASLLKLYLRELPEPVIPFQKYDEFLSYAKLLGKDDEMGMKELRRLVESLPPVNYNLLKYICRFLDEVQSYSGVNKMSVQNLATVFGPNILRPKVEDPVAIMEGTVLVQQLMAVLIGHHDVLFPRDEDSPTALELVNNNIEQPRRQTTTSTSAITTVSQNAENNNTHVVRQCVWEANESPSHRQHADNSGSPRSASPRNGVMGRFDVTRSPPLTVKKNPAFSKGSGIVTNGSFSSSPSSDPTVEKSQSGGGSLPVRRSGTLKGSGTKMGTSGVTSGNSTTGNGTGVVRMGIHGTDAVTGSPNSRNSLWQPNGCVMLRENSKARDCHGGDQTTNQNRLSTYDNVQLNHHNLQQQNQIANTCLNTSCEDKQSVDSATWSTSSCEISLPDNSTSCRSSTTTCPEQDFYGGHYEDLDGPAQDCEHPQSGEGGEGRNGDREGSGEVGRSSRGTSSSDNSDGFPVGNGPGNHSALHSLVASLKQEMHKQKAEYEARIKSLEQRNLELETEMVNLHEELDQERKKYTMAEIKLRNAERAKDDAERRNQMLQKEMEQFFSTFSDLTATGNAAAPDPRRPERNNTIWIQ
- the arhgap24 gene encoding rho GTPase-activating protein 24 isoform X2, whose protein sequence is MEVVHQSIHSLPQYGLTNLLSSHQGGDRERMTANHETYLLMASTQNDMEDWVKTIRRVIWAPFGGGIFGQKLEETVRYERRFGNKLAPMLVEQCVDFIRQRGLQEEGLFRLPGQANLVKELQDAFDCGEKPSFDCNTDVHTVASLLKLYLRELPEPVIPFQKYDEFLSYAKLLGKDDEMGMKELRRLVESLPPVNYNLLKYICRFLDEVQSYSGVNKMSVQNLATVFGPNILRPKVEDPVAIMEGTVLVQQLMAVLIGHHDVLFPRDEDSPTALELVNNNIEQPRRQTTTSTSAITTVSQNAENNNTHVVRQCVWEANESPSHRQHADNSGSPRSASPRNGVMGRFDVTRSPPLTVKKNPAFSKGSGIVTNGSFSSSPSSDPTVEKSQSGGGSLPVRRSGTLKGSGTKMGTSGVTSGNSTTGNGTGVVRMGIHGTDAVTGSPNSRNSLWQPNGCVMLRENSKARDCHGGDQTTNQNRLSTYDNVQLNHHNLQQQNQIANTCLNTSCEDKQSVDSATWSTSSCEISLPDNSTSCRSSTTTCPEQDFYGGHYEDLDGPAQDCEHPQSGEGGEGRNGDREGSGEVGRSSRGTSSSDNSDGFPVGNGPGNHSALHSLVASLKQEMHKQKAEYEARIKSLEQRNLELETEMVNLHEELDQERKKYTMAEIKLRNAERAKDDAERRNQMLQKEMEQFFSTFSDLTATGNAAAPDPRRPERNNTIWIQ